A genomic region of Phragmites australis chromosome 2, lpPhrAust1.1, whole genome shotgun sequence contains the following coding sequences:
- the LOC133908967 gene encoding uncharacterized protein LOC133908967 yields the protein MANPRRAIALHIQTQPPPLPPTAAALPPHSPLTSSLLHFLKRPASFPFLLSFFVLLTWLSLRFHRPSPPPSLGGRPAVARDPQANLIRFPAALHPTPIAADGRGWLLDPVAAARHAGLPGGALVCLSLHVGQIQPGGLRGNHRHHTCNETFVIWGAKTKFRLENADVEDKGYGEAIIAADEVGIVASRKSTAHALINMDVQPTFFIGCQDTPINPNSSNTDYKVWKDL from the exons ATGGCGAACCCGAGGAGAGCCATCGCGCTGCACATCCAgacccagccgccgccgcttccccccaccgccgccgccctgcCGCCGCACTCCCCCCTGACATCGTCGCTGCTGCACTTCCTGAAGCGGCCGGCGtccttccccttcctcctctccttcttcgtgctcctCACATGGCTCTCCCTCCGCTTCCACCGCCCCTCCCCTCCACCCTCCCTTGGCGGCCGTCCTGCCGTCGCCCGCGACCCTCAGGCCAACCTCATCCGCTTCCCCGCCGCGCTCCATCCCACGCCCATCGCCGCTGACGGGCGCGGGTGGCTCCTCGatcccgtcgccgccgcccgacACGCCGGCCTACCAG GTGGGGCTCTGGTCTGTTTATCACTGCACGTAGGACAAATCCAGCCAGGTGGTTTACGTGGCAATCATCGTCACCATACATGCAATGAAACATTCGTCATCTGGGGTGCGAAGACAAAATTTAGG TTAGAAAATGCTGATGTAGAAGATAAAGGATATGGAGAAGCAATAATTGCTGCTGACGAGGTCGGCATTGTTGCAAGCAGAAAATCAACTGCACATGCCTTGATCAATATGGATGTGCAACCGACCTTCTTCATCGGATGTCAGGATACACCGATTAATCCCAACAGCTCAAATACTGACTATAAGGTCTGGAAAGATCTATGA